In Gopherus flavomarginatus isolate rGopFla2 chromosome 5, rGopFla2.mat.asm, whole genome shotgun sequence, one DNA window encodes the following:
- the LOC127051714 gene encoding bone marrow proteoglycan-like isoform X2 produces the protein MTPSWQYGAACRSEPRLSVGMSQAVGCGCWGWNTRGWELIVTLSPSPSFRFQTNIRGWDGWSCRSSLRTHSHHRAPPDLPEMKLVLVLALALLGAVSAHQLPSDKGTPEQEVPAEQGEEEPGEPEPPCPMESESFRMIVPGQGGHTCRYVFVNNCQPFWTAQKLCAHCYHGRLASIHNYATNQRLSCMAHAHTNQGQVWIGGYTSRWFLHVHPRWVDHSSWNYSNWARGNPWRFWKSCVAMCTVGGQWRSVSCGTRLPFICEY, from the exons ATGACCCCTAGCTGGCAATATGGGGCAGCTTGTAGGTCGGAGCCCAGGCTGAGTGTAGGGATGTCACAAGCTGTGGGGTGCGGGTGCTGGGGGTGGAACacaaggggctgggagctgaTAGTGACTCTTTCCCCATCACCCAGCTTCCGGTTCCAGACCAATATAAGGGGCTGGGATGGCTGGAGCTGTCGGAGCTCACTGAGGACCCACAGCCATCACAGAG CCCCCCCAGATCTGCCCGAGATGAAGCTGGTCCTGGTCCTGGCACTTGCCCTCCTGGGGGCCGTCTCTGCTCACCAGCTCC CCTCAGATAAGGGCACCCCGGAGCAGGAGGTACCAGCCGAACAGGGCGAGGAGGAGCCTGGGGAGCCAGAGCCACCGTGCCCCATGGAGAGCGAGAGCTTCAGGATGATagtgcctggccaggggggcCACACCTGTCGCTATGTGTTTGTGAACAATTGCCAGCCATTTTGGACAGCCCAG AAACTATGTGCCCACTGCTACCACGGCCGCCTGGCCTCCATCCACAACTATGCAACCAACCAGCGCCTGAGCTGCATGGCGCATGCTCACACCAACCAGGGCCAGGTGTGGATTGGCGGCTACACCTCCCGCTGG TTCTTGCATGTGCACCCCCGCTGGGTCGACCACAGTTCCTGGAACTACTCCAACTGGGCCAGAGGGAACCCTTGGCGGTTTTGGAAATCGTGTGTCGCCATGTGCACTGTAG GTGGTCAATGGAGAAGCGTCAGCTGCGGGACTCGCCTGCCCTTTATTTGCGAGTACTGA
- the LOC127051714 gene encoding bone marrow proteoglycan-like isoform X1, with translation MTPSWQYGAACRSEPRLSVGMSQAVGCGCWGWNTRGWELIVTLSPSPSFRFQTNIRGWDGWSCRSSLRTHSHHRAPPDLPEMKLVLVLALALLGAVSAHQLPSDKGTPEQEVPAEQGEEEPGEPEPPCPMESESFRMIVPGQGGHTCRYVFVNNCQPFWTAQKLCAHCYHGRLASIHNYATNQRLSCMAHAHTNQGQVWIGGYTSRWFLHVHPRWVDHSSWNYSNWARGNPWRFWKSCVAMCTVGEEPPGAGQGGDGDLFTACGNKSP, from the exons ATGACCCCTAGCTGGCAATATGGGGCAGCTTGTAGGTCGGAGCCCAGGCTGAGTGTAGGGATGTCACAAGCTGTGGGGTGCGGGTGCTGGGGGTGGAACacaaggggctgggagctgaTAGTGACTCTTTCCCCATCACCCAGCTTCCGGTTCCAGACCAATATAAGGGGCTGGGATGGCTGGAGCTGTCGGAGCTCACTGAGGACCCACAGCCATCACAGAG CCCCCCCAGATCTGCCCGAGATGAAGCTGGTCCTGGTCCTGGCACTTGCCCTCCTGGGGGCCGTCTCTGCTCACCAGCTCC CCTCAGATAAGGGCACCCCGGAGCAGGAGGTACCAGCCGAACAGGGCGAGGAGGAGCCTGGGGAGCCAGAGCCACCGTGCCCCATGGAGAGCGAGAGCTTCAGGATGATagtgcctggccaggggggcCACACCTGTCGCTATGTGTTTGTGAACAATTGCCAGCCATTTTGGACAGCCCAG AAACTATGTGCCCACTGCTACCACGGCCGCCTGGCCTCCATCCACAACTATGCAACCAACCAGCGCCTGAGCTGCATGGCGCATGCTCACACCAACCAGGGCCAGGTGTGGATTGGCGGCTACACCTCCCGCTGG TTCTTGCATGTGCACCCCCGCTGGGTCGACCACAGTTCCTGGAACTACTCCAACTGGGCCAGAGGGAACCCTTGGCGGTTTTGGAAATCGTGTGTCGCCATGTGCACTGTAGGTGAGGAGCCCcctggggcaggacagggtggaGATGGGGATCTATTCACTGCTTGTGGGAACAAGAGCCCTTAG